One Bythopirellula goksoeyrii genomic window, ACCATCCTGGCGACTCGCACTTAATTCGTTGAGCCCCGTACTCAGACCCGTCACTTGTGAGAAATCTAACTGGAAGAGCAGGGGAGAGGCTGAGGGGGACTCCCGCCGATCGATTGCGACCGTATCTTCTGTGACTGAGATAATCGCGCCGTTGCCATCGGTCTTAATCACACCAGTCCCGACGATCGTGCTGTCACCTGTTTCGGGTTCATTATCAGGTGAGGTGGCAATGTAGCGGAACTCGGCACCATTATTCGTCTTGCGCTCCAAGACCGTGGTGACCCGAACACTCAGGGGGATACCGAGGCTGTCATAAACCACGAACTCGGCGGAACCTCCTTCACCATTGACTGGCGCGGAATCGGGATTGATCGAAGTGAAATCAAAGGGGAGCGATGATATCGAGCCTGATAGATCCGTCAACTGGAACCCGGACAGATTGATATCAAGTTCATTCTGCACACCCATATTTGAGGTGAACTGCAGTCGACTATCCTGAATCGTGCCACCATAGTTGACCGAACCTGGGAAGGAATCCTCGTTGGCAGTCTTAAGGACACCCATCGATTGTTCCATGAAGGAAATCAAGTCTCCTACGGTCGTTGTACTGGTGATTGTGAATTCTTTGGTGGCCAGATCGCGACCTCCTTTGTTGCCGGTGAAGTCCAATACACCTTCTTTGAAGAGATTGGTGTAGTTTGAGCCATCGCGTGTGACAACATCCACCAAAGGCAGAGCAAAAGAAATCTCAGGACCATCGAGATTAATCTCCGGCGCAGATGCGATTGCTGAATCGGGGGTATTGTCGATAAAGGAAATGTCGCCTGCACCAAATGCAGCCACTTGAGTAGGAGTGAGCTCTCCTACCATGCGGAATTCATTTTGACTGTTTGCCTGATTGCGATAGATTCGTACCCCATCGAAGCTCCCTGAGTTCGGATCATTGCTAGGCGAGGGAATATCATCCAGGCGGATACGTGGACTAGTCGTGCCGTCCGCAGATACCGGTCCAAAGCGAGCCGAGGGTCGCGTTTCGAGGCCGCTGGTGGAGTTGTAGTAGGTGACGTAATAGCTATAGCTGCCATTGTCGAGCCCCCCTGAAGCAAGCGATGCTCCGAGTGAGCCTGTGTCTAACGTGTCACTGTAAGAAGTCGTTCCTGAGGAAATTGAATCAACGAACCTGAAGTCATCGTCACCATTGAGATCTCGATAGATACGGATGTTTGTAAACTCACTCGTCCCCGCTGGTTGAGGGATCGAGCTGAGGTTGATCTGCCCAGACCCACCAGCGGATAGATTGATTGTACTGGTAACGTTGGAAGCAGGCCCTTCATTGCCATCTCCATCAACAAATGTCACTCGATAACGATAGTTGCCATTGGCAATGCTCCCACCGAGTGTTGCTGAAACAGACGTCGTTTCATTCGGTTTGGTCAGTGCACTGGCAGTTGAAGTATTCGAGGGAATCTCTTTCGTGCCATCGCTGAGA contains:
- a CDS encoding flagellar hook-basal body complex protein produces the protein MGLQSALSTALTGLTAAETSIDVTGNNVANSQTVGFKESSVNFATQFLQTQSIGSAPTTGRGGTNPRQVGLGVKVAEISPKFTQGTVEISSNPLDLAIQGDGFYIVEGAGGKQLYTRNGQFKTNANNEIVTSTGQRVLGFGVDSNFEIQPTGLRPISIPLGAAAVAQPTENVYLEGALDPNGEVGSEPGVIQSDVLSDGTKEIPSNTSTASALTKPNETTSVSATLGGSIANGNYRYRVTFVDGDGNEGPASNVTSTINLSAGGSGQINLSSIPQPAGTSEFTNIRIYRDLNGDDDFRFVDSISSGTTSYSDTLDTGSLGASLASGGLDNGSYSYYVTYYNSTSGLETRPSARFGPVSADGTTSPRIRLDDIPSPSNDPNSGSFDGVRIYRNQANSQNEFRMVGELTPTQVAAFGAGDISFIDNTPDSAIASAPEINLDGPEISFALPLVDVVTRDGSNYTNLFKEGVLDFTGNKGGRDLATKEFTITSTTTVGDLISFMEQSMGVLKTANEDSFPGSVNYGGTIQDSRLQFTSNMGVQNELDINLSGFQLTDLSGSISSLPFDFTSINPDSAPVNGEGGSAEFVVYDSLGIPLSVRVTTVLERKTNNGAEFRYIATSPDNEPETGDSTIVGTGVIKTDGNGAIISVTEDTVAIDRRESPSASPLLFQLDFSQVTGLSTGLNELSASRQDGFAAGTLSSFIITETGLIQGVFSNGSSRDLGQLRMARFANNGGLEQVGDNMFSAGVNSGLPIQGDPGANGLGNITAGAVELSNTDIGQNLIELILASTQYRGGARVITAVQQLLDELLALRR